GTTTTTTCTTTATTGAAGACTTTAATATGCATAACTTTTTTTTGGAATGAAACTCCCTTATTTTCAATCTTATTTTGGGATTAGATTCTGTGCTTAATCCATGTCAGATTTCATTTTAGAGCAATGTTATTTACGTCTGAAGAAAAATATAGAACTATTCAACTACTCCTTCTCAAATGTTCGGCTGACAATATTTATATTATCACTCGCGAATCAGAcgaattgactggatctgttgaaaatcgaacCCCGGCTGCTAAACCCTGTCCTCCACGTGACATCTTCTAGCACaataatgaatgaaatgaacaaAAGCCCTTCAGCTTGTCGTAGTTCTCGGCAGAatttgaacgaactggagtgttcacccgaaatcttcTCATATTTTTGCACTCCATACGGCGTTGGTCTTGTAATCCTCCCGGGAAAGCTGTTCTACTTCAAATTCTGTTCTAATATAAAGCCACTTACGCAATGCAGCGGAACGGCTCCGGAAACGGAAGGATTTGACAATTGGTTCATATGTTTTCCGTGAAATGTTTCCATTTCCGTCGTTgaaaatcagaatcagaatttcACTCGTGACTCGACTGCTTCTGATGCCAACGACATCCACGCGAATATATTTTTGCAGCATTTCCCTCCGACGcgtgattctgctaccaacCGTAACTGTCTGCCGTCGTAACTTCCACCAATCTGGTTcttaaatgtttaaataatcaaaagtttctaTGAAACTGGCAAATTGGTTTAAAAATTTCCTTGTCGTGTCTAAATCTCTAAAATCCATCTAATGATAAAGAAGCTATTAACGTTCGAAATCCTACAGTATTTCGTGACGGGCACCAGTTTTAGATTTAGGTTTGTTGACACAAACGGGACCAACCCCGTAAGTCAAGGTAATGGACTTTCGAGAGGTccagaggtggagtcaatgttggacgagaggtggagtcaatgttggtcaaactgcttgaccgtgtgaaCGTTCCATAAcaaccggggtacgattttcatcagatctagtcaatttatttgtttcgcggatggcATGGACAGTGTCGGCCGAAGGATGAATCACGAGCCCGCCCAGCGAGCGAAGTtggctgaccaggtacagaacgacttggtgAGCGTGGAGTGCATTCGaggatgtggcctcgaaccgtgtattgtggcgtcaaattgttgattcagtgttatctgttataTACCCATCGGGGCCAACCCGAGGCGCATGTGTTGGTCTTTGGTCTACTAACTTACAGCTCGACAAAGAATGAATGGAGCAGTCTCGGGCAACCTCATAGTACATGACATatatttcgaaaataataatTCTATAATAATATTCACATGAAATaataacaacaaaaaatttTTACGCAACTCTTCTTCATAGGTTTGTCTGGTCCAGATTTTGTTTCAGTGTCCATTGTCACAGTCTCCGGTCCTCAATTTTTCACAAACATCCGCTGCAATTgttaacaaaattatgaaaaccTTCTTTCCGACCTCGAATCCAAAAAATCATCTTACATGAGTTCCACTTATCAGCCGGACAGTTCCTAATGGTTTGCATCCGCACGCAGAAAATGAACATACCGGCTTTCGGCTGGCATTGCCTGCTGGGGCTACCGCGTTGTGCCATTTCGGCAGCCGCAGCCTCCGCCTGTTGGACACAAGCATCGATCAGCTGCAGAGACTTTTGCTTCCAGCCGTCATCGAAGCCTTCGGTTTTTTGTTTCACGGCATCAACGTTGATATTATCTCCGTTCATTATGTTCTGCTCTTGCAGAATACTTTGCGATCCGCACTGATAGGCGAGATTGGTGAGAAGATTTTAGactatttttaaacaatttttatgTTATTATGCAACATACGAAAAATTTCTCATGGGGGTTTCCTTCCTGCGCATCCATGGCACTTTTCAGGTTTTGTAAAGAGATAAACGAAGCCGCTGTGCAGCAATTACCAAGTTCTTCTTTCTGCAATTGCGGGGCGTTCAGTGTCGAACCTGACAGTACTTTGAACAATCGTTTAGCTTACCCTTTGAAAAACTTCTTTGCAGTCGATCGCCAATGAAACAGGCTGTTGCGTTAAACATTTGGAAATTAGGATTAAAAATAATCGTGGTAACTCATCGAAAACCTACCAAGAAGACACCGATCATGACAACAAAGAGTAACTTATTGGAACCGAACTGTTTCATACTGAAAGCTCAGACTTACTGTAACTGGGAAAAATGAATATCGGAATGTAATGATCGTTGCATTCGATGCACTTTTATATTGTTCGGTGAGTTGTAATGATCGTTGCATTCGATCCACTTTTATATTGTTCGGTGAGTTTGATGCTTGGCGATAGAATCACTATATGAGAAACGCCTCGCTTGTATATGGCAATTAAGCAGCGGACGGAAGCTTTGAGCCGTTTAAGATACCAGATTGGTGACACTGATTTGTACCGTCACCAGCGGTGGATTATGTCCACGTGTTTTTTGGCACTATGAGCGATTGTGTTGGTATCGATAaatattcttcttattggcattacatcccccactgggacatcgCCGCCTCGctgtttagtgttcattcagtacttccacagctattaactgcgtggtttctaagccaagttaccatgtttgcattcgtgtatcatgaggGTAACAagacgatacttttatgcccagggaagtcgggaCCATTTCCAAcccgaaccgggaatcgaacccagccaccctcagcatgatcttgctttatagccgtgcatcttaccgtaTAAATATGATTGTCCAATACCGCTGCAGAATTATCAACGAGGGTGACTTAGGTTGATGTTTATATGCAAATTAAAATTCCCAAAGTTTctcgcgagcgtggttcagaggtgggacttaagtcgaggcttcattcgcgtgatgtcgaggcttatgtccaatcactattcactaaacgcacatctgtacagaataaaccttgtcgatagcaacttatgtatgtgtggagccggttacgatgacatcgatcacgtagtttggttctgctcggaaaacgacgcctccagagagcgactattggatactctagtggcccgaggtaaacaacccttcagggaaattcgaggccatttatagttttatttgtgattctgacatcaaaatctaatttttgtttttttttcttttgtcaaAGTTTTGTTGGTATTGTTTCTGTCTCTATGTTCCGTAGATCTCCGTTACTCAGACCATCCGGAAGACGCTCCCAGTCTAAccaatcctcgagcacgactacacgccacatcgtccttTACGCCAAATGCCCGCATGAGCAGCCGAAATTCTTTGAGCCCGAATACTacgccccgtccatccttaaatattgtaaactaacctcgagtcaccacgagtacgctggcccTGCCCCTTTCTTACTAACTGGAAAAAATt
The nucleotide sequence above comes from Armigeres subalbatus isolate Guangzhou_Male chromosome 3, GZ_Asu_2, whole genome shotgun sequence. Encoded proteins:
- the LOC134220949 gene encoding uncharacterized protein LOC134220949, which encodes MKQFGSNKLLFVVMIGVFLPVSLAIDCKEVFQRKEELGNCCTAASFISLQNLKSAMDAQEGNPHEKFFCGSQSILQEQNIMNGDNINVDAVKQKTEGFDDGWKQKSLQLIDACVQQAEAAAAEMAQRGSPSRQCQPKAGMFIFCVRMQTIRNCPADKWNSSDVCEKLRTGDCDNGH